The genomic stretch CCCGGCCGCAGCCAGCCCGGCTTCCAGCGCAGATTCCAGCATATAACCAGAAATGCGGGTGTCCTTTCCGATAATGACTTTGCGGGAACCATGTCGTGCCAGCACTTTACCGGCAGCCCAGCCAAGCTTCAGAACAAATTCAGGAGTTATCGGGCTGTCACCTACTTTCCCGCGAATGCCATCTGTCCCAAAGTATTTACGGTTGCTCATAATTATTTTTTATCCCTTGCAGAAAGTGTCGCTTCGACGATACGCATCGCTTCAACGGTTTCTTTGACATCATGTACACGAATTATCTGAGCGCCTTGCATGGCCGCGATGACGGCACAGGCGACACTTCCGGTAACCCGCTTTTCAGGAGACACATGTAGCAGTTGTCCCACCATAGATTTGCGCGACATTCCCACCAGAAGAGGTAATCCCAGGTGATGGAACTCTGACAGTCTGGCGAGCATCTGGTAATTGTGCTCCAGATTTTTACCGAAACCGAAGCCGGGGTCGAGTAACAAATTATTTTTCTGAATACCGGCGTTCACACAACGCGCAATTTGCCCGACAAGATATTGTTCAACTTCCGCAACGACATCGTCGTAATGCGGAGAATGTTGCATCGTTTTCGGATCACCTTGCATGTGCATCAGGCAGACCGGCAATCCGGTTTCCGCCGCCGCAGCCAATGCTCCTGGCTCCTGCAACGAGCGAATATCGTTGATCAGGTGCATACCCGCTTTCGCAGATTCGCGGATCACACTGGCCTTTGAGGTATCTACAGAGATCCAGACATCAAAACGCCGGGCAATCGCCTCAACCACCGGTACCACACGGGCCAGTTCTTCGTCCTCACTGACTTCTTCAGCGCCCGGACGTGTTGATTCACCGCCAATATCGAGGAGGGTCGCGCCTGCATCCACCATCTTCTGGGCGTGCCTGATGGCAAGCTCGAGCGTGTTATGGCGTCCGCCGTCCGAAAAGGAATCAGGGGTAACATTCAGGATCCCCATGACCTGGGGAAAAGTGAGGTCCAGCGTCGACTCTCTGGCTGTGAGGTGCATAAATCATGTCCCTTCTGGTCAATCAGTAATAACAGTATTTAAATCTCGGGGGAAAGAATGCACGCATAAAAAACCCCGGGCAAGCCCGGGGTTGAGAGTTGTGCATTCTTTTCTAACCAGCGGCTTATTTGCCGCTGAATTGCTCAAACATCGTGTTACCAGGATTTGGCGTACGAGGTTCATCAACTGGCGTTGGAGCTTTTGGCGCGCCACCGTCGTTAGAATTGTCAGTGCCATTTTTACCGTTTACATCGTCCCAACCCGCTGGAGGGCGAACTTCTGTACGGTTCATCAGGTCGTCAATTTGTGGTGCATCGATGGTTTCATATTTCATCAGGGCATCTTTCATTGAATGAAGGATATCCATGTTTTCCATCAGCAAAGTACGTGCACGCGCATAGTTACGTTCAACCAGTGATTTCACTTCCTGATCGATGATACGGGCAGTTTCATCAGACATATGCTTAGCTTTCGCGACTGAACGGCCGAGGAAGACTTCGCCTTCTTCTTCCGCATACAGCAACGGACCTAATTTCTCTGAGAAGCCCCACTGCGTAACCATGTTACGGGCAATAGATGTTGCAACTTTGATGTCGTTAGAAGCACCGGTAGACACTTTTTCCACGCCATAGATAATCTCTTCCGCAAGACGGCCACCGTACAGGGTAGAAATCTGGCTTTCAAGTTTCTGACGGCTTGCACTGATAGCATCGCCTACAGGCAGGAAGAAGGTCACACCCAATGCACGTCCGCGGGGAATAATCGTCACTTTATGCACAGGATCGTGTTCAGGAACCAGACGGCCAATGATGGCATGGCCAGCTTCATGGTACGCGGTCGATTCTTTCTGCGACTCTGTCATCACCATGGAGCGACGTTCCGCACCCATCATGATTTTGTCTTTGGCTTTCTCAAATTCAACCATAGACACAACGCGTTTGTTACCACGCGCAGAGAAGAGCGCGGCTTCGTTGACCAGGTTTGC from Rahnella sikkimica encodes the following:
- the folP gene encoding dihydropteroate synthase — its product is MHLTARESTLDLTFPQVMGILNVTPDSFSDGGRHNTLELAIRHAQKMVDAGATLLDIGGESTRPGAEEVSEDEELARVVPVVEAIARRFDVWISVDTSKASVIRESAKAGMHLINDIRSLQEPGALAAAAETGLPVCLMHMQGDPKTMQHSPHYDDVVAEVEQYLVGQIARCVNAGIQKNNLLLDPGFGFGKNLEHNYQMLARLSEFHHLGLPLLVGMSRKSMVGQLLHVSPEKRVTGSVACAVIAAMQGAQIIRVHDVKETVEAMRIVEATLSARDKK